In Melitaea cinxia chromosome 11, ilMelCinx1.1, whole genome shotgun sequence, a genomic segment contains:
- the LOC123657660 gene encoding uncharacterized protein LOC123657660, which translates to MSSGQRPVLKPEMVLEYNRGKKGIDVSDQLSSYNSPTRKSITWYKKIAVDLLSIAVVNSCLIFNELQRNSGQKKLAMLSAHEIIIKNLLQVRDENQTYVGRPQSLPENKHTFEKMTKEPGRKTNKKRCKGCYNKLISEGQSSKLAGTKASKVITWCPECKIVLCRPCYNTLH; encoded by the coding sequence atgagtAGCGGGCAAAGACCAGTACTCAAACCTGAAATGGTTTTAGAGTATAATAGAGGGAAAAAAGGTATCGATGTGTCGGATCAGTTGAGTAGCTATAATAGTCCTACAAGAAAATCGATAACTTGGTACAAAAAAATTGCCGTAGACTTGCTGTCAATTGCGGTGGTAAACTCGTGCCTTATTTTCAATGAACTGCAAAGGAACTCGGGACAAAAGAAGCTTGCCATGTTATCGGcacatgaaataataataaaaaatctgctACAGGTAAGAGACGAAAACCAAACATATGTTGGACGCCCGCAGTCGTTACCTGAAAACAAACACACCTTCGAGAAAATGACCAAGGAACCAGGTcgtaaaacgaataaaaaacgaTGCAAAGGCTGCTACAATAAGCTCATTTCAGAGGGACAATCTTCAAAACTTGCTGGTACAAAGGCTTCTAAAGTGATAACGTGGTGCCCCGAGTGTAAAATAGTACTCTGCCGTCCATGTTATAATACATTacattga
- the LOC123657661 gene encoding piggyBac transposable element-derived protein 4-like, with the protein MNTDVFTIFRQIVNDKVLKLMVEQTNIYGRRLKERALGEFSRIKRWTDVTEQEMLKFLGMVLFTGLVKLPTLESYWKKNPLYFHPLMHNINLSYNRYCILLKCWHFADNEAPRNDDDRLYKIKPLVDLIMENGHAIYTPGRVIVVDKSMVHFRGRLCFRQYIPSKAHKYGVKIYKLCTIDGFVWEYEIYYGISQRVYDLDLSGSIVARLAENLLDEGRLIITDNFYTSVPLANFLKTRRTDLLGTVNKMRRGLPQQVTGSKLKKGEIAAMQKGNITVLKWHDKRDVLLLSTCNGK; encoded by the coding sequence ATGAACACGGATGTATTCACTATATTCCGTCAAATTGTGAATGACAAAGTTTTAAAACTAATGGTGGAACAGACGAATATTTACGGCAGGCGTCTAAAAGAGAGAGCTTTAGGAGAATTTAGTCGCATAAAAAGATGGACTGACGTAACAGAACAAGAAATGTTAAAATTCTTAGGAATGGTGCTGTTCACTGGACTTGTCAAACTACCCACACTTGAGAGTTATTGGAAGAAAAACCCTCTATATTTCCATCCGCTCATGCACAATATAAATTTATCCTATAATCGCTACTGCATTTTACTAAAATGTTGGCATTTTGCTGATAATGAGGCTCCAAGAAATGATGATGACaggctttataaaataaagccaCTTGTAGACCTGATTATGGAAAACGGCCACGCAATATACACACCAGGACGTGTTATTGTTGTCGATAAATCAATGGTGCACTTTCGCGGACGCCTTTGCTTTCGGCAATACATACCATCTAAAGCTCACAAATATGGCGTTAAAATTTACAAACTATGTACAATTGATggttttgtatgggagtatgaAATCTATTACGGTATAAGCCAAAGAGTCTACGATTTGGATTTATCGGGAAGTATAGTCGCACGCCTTGCTGAAAACCTGCTAGATGAAGGTAGGTTGATAATAACTGATAATTTTTACACCAGTGTACCTCTAGCCAATTTTTTGAAGACTCGTCGTACTGATTTGTTAGGTACAGTGAACAAAATGCGAAGAGGCCTTCCGCAACAAGTTACTGGAAGTAAATTGAAGAAAGGGGAGATTGCAGCTATGCAGAAAGGCAATATTACTGTGCTAAAATGGCACGATAAACGTGACGTTTTACTTCTTTCTACATGCAAtggaaaataa